A region of Solanum dulcamara chromosome 7, daSolDulc1.2, whole genome shotgun sequence DNA encodes the following proteins:
- the LOC129896218 gene encoding 8-hydroxygeraniol oxidoreductase-like isoform X2, whose product MESSNSKVITCKAAVVWKAGERLTIEDIQVDLPKSNEVRIKMLFASLCHSDILGLNGNPIPIFPRVLGHEGVGMIESVGESVKNLKKGDIVMPLYLGECKECPNCKSGRSNLCHKYPMTLSGLMLDGTSRMSIQGGQVLYHSFSCSTWSEYTVINANYVIKVDPQKISLPHASLLCCGFTTGYGATWREVHIEKGSTVAVLGLGAVGFGVVEGARSQGASKIIGVDINELKRGKGEAFGMTDFINPKDNGTSISEMIKGNGLTREFNLVPLLCGRTLKGSIYGGIRLHSDLPSLLHRCAKKEIQLDELITHEISLTEINQSIELLKNPHCVKIIINF is encoded by the exons ATGGAATCAAGCAACAGTAAAGTTATCACATGCAAAG CTGCAGTAGTATGGAAGGCAGGGGAGAGGTTAACGATCGAAGATATACAAGTGGATCTACCAAAATCAAATGAAGTTCGGATTAAGATGCTCTTTGCCAGTTTATGCCACTCTGACATTCTCGGTCTCAATGGCAATCCCATT CCTATATTTCCTCGAGTTCTTGGACATGAAGGAGTTGG CATGATAGAAAGTGTGGGAGAAAGTGTGAAAAACCTTAAAAAAGGAGATATAGTGATGCCACTTTACTTGGGAGAATGCAAAGAATGCCCAAATTGCAAGTCAGGAAGGTCCAATTTATGTCACAAATATCCCATGACCCTTTCTGGCCTAATGTTGGATGGTACATCAAGAATGTCTATTCAAGGAGGACAAGTATTATACCATTCTTTTAGTTGCTCTACTTGGTCGGAATATACAGTCATTAATGCCAACTACgtgatcaaggttgatcctcaGAAGATTTCGCTTCCACATGCTAGCTTGCTTTGTTGTGGATTTACGACAGGTTATGGAGCAACATGGAGAGAAGTTCATATTGAAAAGGGCTCAACTGTTGCTGTACTAGGTCTTGGTGCTGTTGGATTTGGA GTGGTTGAGGGAGCTCGAAGTCAAGGGGCATCGAAAATAATTGGTGTTGATATCAACGAATTGAAACGGGGAAAAGGAGAAGCCTTTGGAATGACAGATTTCATTAACCCTAAAGATAACGGGACATCAATTTCCGAGATGATAAAAG GAAATGGGCTTACTAGGGAATTCAACTTGGTTCCCTTATTATGTGGTCGAACATTGAAAGGTTCAATCTATGGTGGAATAAGACTTCACTCAGATCTTCCTTCCCTACTTCACAGATGCGCAAAAAAG gAGATTCAACTAGATGAGCTTATAACTCACGAAATTTCGTTGACtgaaatcaaccaatcaattgaGTTATTGAAAAATCCACATTGTGTCAAGATTATTATCAACTTCTAA
- the LOC129896218 gene encoding 8-hydroxygeraniol oxidoreductase-like isoform X1 translates to MESSNSKVITCKAAVVWKAGERLTIEDIQVDLPKSNEVRIKMLFASLCHSDILGLNGNPIPIFPRVLGHEGVGMIESVGESVKNLKKGDIVMPLYLGECKECPNCKSGRSNLCHKYPMTLSGLMLDGTSRMSIQGGQVLYHSFSCSTWSEYTVINANYVIKVDPQKISLPHASLLCCGFTTGYGATWREVHIEKGSTVAVLGLGAVGFGVVEGARSQGASKIIGVDINELKRGKGEAFGMTDFINPKDNGTSISEMIKGVTGGLGVDYVFECTGIPSMLNEAIDASKLGIGTIVLIGAGNGLTREFNLVPLLCGRTLKGSIYGGIRLHSDLPSLLHRCAKKEIQLDELITHEISLTEINQSIELLKNPHCVKIIINF, encoded by the exons ATGGAATCAAGCAACAGTAAAGTTATCACATGCAAAG CTGCAGTAGTATGGAAGGCAGGGGAGAGGTTAACGATCGAAGATATACAAGTGGATCTACCAAAATCAAATGAAGTTCGGATTAAGATGCTCTTTGCCAGTTTATGCCACTCTGACATTCTCGGTCTCAATGGCAATCCCATT CCTATATTTCCTCGAGTTCTTGGACATGAAGGAGTTGG CATGATAGAAAGTGTGGGAGAAAGTGTGAAAAACCTTAAAAAAGGAGATATAGTGATGCCACTTTACTTGGGAGAATGCAAAGAATGCCCAAATTGCAAGTCAGGAAGGTCCAATTTATGTCACAAATATCCCATGACCCTTTCTGGCCTAATGTTGGATGGTACATCAAGAATGTCTATTCAAGGAGGACAAGTATTATACCATTCTTTTAGTTGCTCTACTTGGTCGGAATATACAGTCATTAATGCCAACTACgtgatcaaggttgatcctcaGAAGATTTCGCTTCCACATGCTAGCTTGCTTTGTTGTGGATTTACGACAGGTTATGGAGCAACATGGAGAGAAGTTCATATTGAAAAGGGCTCAACTGTTGCTGTACTAGGTCTTGGTGCTGTTGGATTTGGA GTGGTTGAGGGAGCTCGAAGTCAAGGGGCATCGAAAATAATTGGTGTTGATATCAACGAATTGAAACGGGGAAAAGGAGAAGCCTTTGGAATGACAGATTTCATTAACCCTAAAGATAACGGGACATCAATTTCCGAGATGATAAAAGGTGTTACTGGAGGCTTAGGTGTTGATTATGTTTTCGAATGTACCGGGATTCCATCCATGCTTAATGAAGCCATTGATGCCTCAAAATTG GGAATTGGGACAATTGTTCTAATTGGTGCAGGAAATGGGCTTACTAGGGAATTCAACTTGGTTCCCTTATTATGTGGTCGAACATTGAAAGGTTCAATCTATGGTGGAATAAGACTTCACTCAGATCTTCCTTCCCTACTTCACAGATGCGCAAAAAAG gAGATTCAACTAGATGAGCTTATAACTCACGAAATTTCGTTGACtgaaatcaaccaatcaattgaGTTATTGAAAAATCCACATTGTGTCAAGATTATTATCAACTTCTAA